One stretch of Prunus persica cultivar Lovell chromosome G1, Prunus_persica_NCBIv2, whole genome shotgun sequence DNA includes these proteins:
- the LOC18792641 gene encoding uncharacterized protein LOC18792641 — MVSLTILQADNTRIRQIPSSIVKLKNLRILSLSGCYLLTEDGIPKDLCSLISLEHLLLGDNHFCSLPSLAGLSKLKVLCLNACRRLRAIPDLPTNLYVLKANDCPELETIPDFSKMSNMRELYLNDSFKLTEVPGLDKSLNSMTRIHMEGCTNLTADFRNNILQRWTSCGFGGIYLNGIYDIPEWFKIVNDVDGIVFFEVPQKTMGLDLKGLTICFVYSYSVFGPKLEDSEGPIGVIVRNLTKQTALHTKIAFASLKTYSELEDHFRWWRPEDHYLWQRQLSNEPEDHYLWQGQLSNDVLHLEGGDHVSILVKPHDVDFVRVKKTGVHLEWDKVMKENMDNPDPHSYDLETNQNFSGGVDDAFFRGSVIHEQLAVEPYLNFSGGTDNGAGRSHDARPDDGARRSHDAFVRTNQSSAVDKQLAVGGVFGAS, encoded by the exons ATGGTATCATTGACAATTTTGCAAGCAGATAACACGCGCATCAGACAAATTCCATCTTCCATAGTAAAATTGAAGAACTTGAGAATTTTATCTCTATCTG GCTGCTACTTGTTAACTGAGGATGGAATCCCTAAGGATCTATGTAGCCTAATTTCCTTAGAACATCTGCTTCTTGGAGACAATCACTTTTGTAGCCTGCCAAGCCTCGCTGGTCTTTCAAAGCTCAAGGTCTTGTGTTTAAATGCATGCAGAAGACTTCGTGCTATCCCAGATTTACCAACCAACTTGTATGTTCTGAAAGCAAATGACTGCCCAGAATTGGAAACAATTccagatttttcaaaaatgtcGAATATGAGAGAATTGTATCTAAATGATTCGTTCAAACTCACTGAGGTTCCAGGCTTGGATAAGTCATTAAACTCCATGACAAGGATTCATATGGAAGGCTGCACCAATCTGACTGCCGATTTTAGGAACAACATCCTACAG AGATGGACTTCTTGCGGATTTGGTGGAATTTATTTGAACGGAATTTATGATATTCCTGAGTGGTTCAAAATCGTCAATGATGTGGATGGTATCGTCTTCTTTGAAGTTCCTCAAAAAACCATGGGTCTTGATTTAAAAGGGTTGACTATATGCTTCGTTTACTCTTATTCTGTTTTTGGCCCAAAACTTGAAGATTCTGAAGGTCCTATTGGCGTTATCGTTAGAAATCTTACCAAACAAACTGCTTTGCACACCAAGATAGCATTTGCCTCCTTAAAAACTTACAGTGAACTTGAAGACCATTTCCGTTGGTGGAGACCTGAGGACCATTATCTTTGGCAGAGACAATTGTCAAATGAACCTGAAGACCATTATCTTTGGCAAGGACAATTGTCAAACGATGTGCTCCATTTGGAAGGCGGTGACCACGTATCGATTCTTGTAAAGCCTCATGATGTTGATTTTGTGAGAGTGAAGAAGACAGGGGTTCATTTAGAATGGGACAAAGTCATGAAGGAAAATATGGATAATCCGGATCCTCATTCGTATGATTTGGAaacaaatcagaatttttcagggggagtTGATGACGCATTTTTCAGGGGCAGTGTTATACATGAACAATTAGCAGTGGAACCATATCTGAATTTTTCTGGGGGAACTGATAATGGGGCAGGACGGAGCCATGACGCACGGCCGGATGATGGAGCAAGACGGAGCCATGACGCATTTGTTCGGACTAATCAATCGAGTGCTGTGGATAAACAATTAGCAGTGGGAGGGGTGTTTGGCGCATCttaa